In a genomic window of Bradyrhizobium ontarionense:
- a CDS encoding TIGR00282 family metallophosphoesterase, protein MRILFVGDVVGRAGRSAVSDHLPGLIRDWALDLVVVNGENAAGGFGITEAIYQELIDAGADAITLGNHSWDQREALVFIERAPRLVRPANYPLGTPGRGAALVEAKNGAHVLVVNVLGRVFMTPFDDPFAAVGRELSACPLREAADAIVVDVHCEASSEKQGLGFFCDGRASLVVGTHTHVPTADHQILPGGTAYMTDAGMTGDYDSIIGMQKDEPLRRFQSGIPSARFEPASGEATLSGVAVETDDGTGLAAKVAPVRIGGRLSQTRPSFWGV, encoded by the coding sequence TTGCGAATTCTCTTCGTCGGCGACGTGGTTGGCCGCGCCGGCCGCAGCGCCGTCTCAGACCACCTTCCAGGCCTGATCCGCGACTGGGCGCTCGATCTCGTCGTCGTCAACGGCGAGAACGCGGCCGGCGGCTTCGGCATCACCGAGGCGATCTATCAGGAGCTGATCGACGCCGGCGCCGACGCGATCACGCTCGGCAACCATTCCTGGGACCAGCGCGAAGCCTTGGTGTTCATCGAGCGCGCGCCGCGGCTGGTGCGGCCGGCCAATTATCCCCTGGGCACGCCCGGTCGGGGCGCAGCACTGGTCGAAGCCAAGAATGGCGCCCACGTGCTGGTCGTCAACGTGCTGGGACGCGTGTTCATGACCCCGTTCGACGATCCGTTTGCGGCGGTGGGGCGCGAGCTCAGCGCCTGTCCCTTGCGCGAGGCGGCGGATGCGATCGTGGTCGACGTGCATTGCGAGGCCTCCAGCGAGAAGCAGGGGCTCGGCTTTTTCTGCGACGGTCGCGCCAGCCTCGTCGTCGGCACCCACACCCACGTGCCGACCGCCGACCATCAGATCCTGCCCGGCGGCACCGCCTACATGACCGACGCCGGCATGACCGGCGACTACGACTCGATCATCGGCATGCAGAAGGACGAGCCGCTGCGCCGCTTCCAGTCGGGGATCCCGTCGGCGCGGTTCGAGCCGGCGTCGGGCGAGGCCACGCTGAGCGGGGTGGCGGTCGAGACGGATGATGGGACGGGACTGGCGGCCAAGGTCGCGCCGGTGCGCATCGGCGGCCGGCTGTCGCAGACCCGGCCGTCGTTCTGGGGCGTGTGA
- a CDS encoding 5-formyltetrahydrofolate cyclo-ligase, translating to MKAAQHTKQQLRTAALAARDLLSEDERKAAAETIAARGLPLTLQPGAVVSGYAPIRSELDPTPLMRELAGRGARLALPVVLARGHSLSFRAWSPGDRLTLGSLGIPEPSPAAAELVPDIMLVPLAAFDRAGHRIGYGGGYYDYTFSHLRKVHHVIGVGLGFAIQEIKAVPALSHDAVLDYVLTERETLDFRSS from the coding sequence ATGAAGGCCGCTCAGCACACCAAGCAGCAACTGCGCACCGCAGCGCTCGCCGCGCGTGACCTCCTGAGCGAGGACGAGCGCAAGGCGGCTGCTGAGACGATCGCGGCGCGCGGCCTGCCGTTAACTCTGCAGCCCGGTGCGGTGGTCTCGGGCTATGCGCCGATCCGCAGCGAGCTCGATCCGACGCCATTGATGCGCGAGCTGGCAGGGCGGGGCGCGCGGCTGGCGCTGCCGGTCGTCCTGGCGCGCGGCCATTCGCTGTCGTTCCGGGCCTGGTCGCCGGGCGATCGGCTGACGCTCGGCTCGCTCGGCATCCCCGAGCCGTCGCCGGCCGCCGCCGAGCTGGTGCCCGACATCATGCTGGTCCCGCTCGCTGCCTTCGATCGCGCCGGGCATCGCATCGGCTATGGCGGCGGCTACTACGACTACACCTTTTCGCACCTGCGGAAGGTGCATCACGTCATCGGGGTCGGCCTCGGCTTTGCCATCCAGGAGATCAAGGCTGTTCCGGCCTTGTCGCACGACGCGGTGCTCGATTATGTGCTAACCGAACGCGAGACCTTGGATTTCCGGAGCAGTTAA
- a CDS encoding GNAT family N-acetyltransferase gives MACHNLSLEIDEPESWQHYARADAASPRGRRDDPSPEHPPSLRAERSNPVCLSRDILDCFGARAPRNDDVERAEIEIHLCRPASRPGRQRRADLAVASAAAFRFIAVMLGELIIRDAVTADLQALQSLYQHLSTGDAVCSPDEAERIFARLLLYPGSTIVVGEVDSRIVTTCTLVVIPNLTRGGKSYGLIENVVTNADWRGFGFGRQVLSAATERAWAAGCYKVMLMTGSTKPQTLAFYERAGFAQSKTGFQIRRHPVRPD, from the coding sequence ATGGCCTGCCACAACCTCAGCCTCGAAATCGATGAGCCCGAATCGTGGCAACACTATGCGCGCGCGGACGCCGCCTCGCCTCGCGGACGCCGTGATGATCCATCCCCTGAGCATCCTCCGTCATTGCGAGCGGAGCGAAGCAATCCCGTCTGCCTCTCCCGAGATATCCTGGATTGCTTCGGTGCAAGGGCGCCTCGCAATGACGACGTGGAAAGAGCCGAGATTGAAATTCACCTCTGTCGTCCCGCCTCAAGGCCGGGACGACAGCGTCGCGCTGATCTGGCGGTTGCCTCCGCCGCCGCATTCCGCTTCATTGCCGTCATGCTAGGCGAATTGATCATACGTGATGCGGTCACCGCCGATTTGCAGGCGTTGCAATCGCTGTATCAGCATCTGTCCACGGGCGACGCCGTCTGCTCGCCGGACGAAGCGGAGAGGATCTTCGCGCGCCTGCTGCTCTATCCGGGCAGCACCATCGTGGTCGGAGAGGTCGACAGCCGGATCGTCACGACCTGCACGCTGGTTGTGATTCCCAATCTGACCCGCGGCGGCAAGTCCTATGGTCTGATCGAGAACGTGGTCACGAATGCCGACTGGCGCGGCTTCGGTTTTGGGCGGCAAGTCCTGAGCGCCGCAACCGAGCGGGCCTGGGCGGCCGGCTGCTACAAGGTGATGCTGATGACCGGATCGACGAAGCCGCAGACGCTGGCGTTCTATGAGCGCGCGGGATTCGCGCAGAGCAAGACCGGCTTCCAGATCAGGAGGCATCCCGTTCGACCGGATTGA
- a CDS encoding DsrE family protein, giving the protein MRFDLRRLMAACALLLATAGASLATDVKIHRVSIQVDQNDPAIMNLALNNASNIMETYKEKGEEVEIEVVTYGPGLNMLRDDTSPVKDRLKQIADLSFPSKIRFSACNVTKRGMEKREGHPIPIVAEASLVPSGAVRLMELQESGWSYLKP; this is encoded by the coding sequence ATGCGTTTCGACCTCAGACGATTGATGGCCGCCTGCGCGCTGCTGTTGGCGACGGCTGGTGCGAGCCTCGCCACCGACGTCAAGATCCACCGCGTGTCGATCCAGGTCGATCAGAACGATCCTGCGATCATGAATCTGGCGCTGAACAATGCCAGCAACATCATGGAGACCTACAAGGAAAAGGGCGAGGAGGTCGAGATCGAGGTCGTCACCTACGGGCCGGGCCTGAACATGCTGCGCGACGACACCTCGCCGGTGAAGGACCGGCTCAAGCAGATCGCCGATCTCAGCTTTCCCTCGAAGATCAGATTCTCCGCCTGCAACGTCACCAAGCGCGGCATGGAGAAGCGCGAGGGACATCCGATCCCCATCGTCGCCGAGGCGAGCCTGGTGCCATCAGGCGCGGTGCGATTGATGGAACTGCAGGAGAGCGGTTGGAGCTACCTGAAACCCTAG